The sequence GCCGTCGATGCCGCGATCCTCCGATCCGGAACGGACGGCCGGACGCGACGATTCCCGTGCAGCCGCGATCACCCGCATGCCGAACGCTTCGGCGATCGCCGCGACGCGCCTGCCAATCCGGCCGAAGCCGACGATGCCCATCGTTTTTCCTTCCAGCTCGACGAGCGGCGCCTTCATCAGACACCAGTCCGGCCCGCGCGTCCACTCGCCCGACCGGACCGCAGCGTCGTGCAACCCGACGCGGTTGACGAGCTCTAACAAGAGGGCGAACGTCGCCTGCGCGACCGACGCCGTCCCGTAATCCGGCACGTTCGCGACCGGCACACCGCGCGCCGCCGCGGCGCGCACGTCGACGACGTCGTAACCCGTCGCCAGGACGCCGACAAATTTCAGCCGCGGCAGATGCGCCAACGTTTCCGCCGAAAGCGGCGTCTTGTTGGTCAACACCACGTCGGCCTCTTTCGCGCGCTCGACGATCCGGTCCGCCGGCGTTCGGTCGTAAACGGTCAAACGACCGAGATCGGCCAGCCGTTTCCACGACAAGTCGCCTGGATTCAGCGCAAAACCGTCCAGTACGACGATGTTCGGTTTGATCACCGTGGACAGCGACATACCGGCCGCCACCCCCTCCTTCACTCCCATCGGAACGTCCTGCCGGCGACTGCAAATGAAACGAGCAGCCAGCACCCGAGCAGCGCCGCTTCCCGCCACGTGTCCCCCAGACCGGCGCCGACGTTCATCACTTCCCGCAGCGCCGTCGCCAGCGGAGCAAGCGGCAGCGCGTTCACGACCGGTTGGAACCATTCCGGCATGTCGCTGACCGGGAAAAACACGCCGCCGAGAAACATCATCGGGAGTGACACCACGCCGGCGATCGGCCCGGCGCTTTCCGGCGTTTTCGCGACCCCCGCGATGATGAACCCGATGGCCATAAACGTCAGCGTGCCGAGCACGACGTAAAACAATACCGTCGCCCACGACCCGCGCACTTCCGTGCCGAATACGAGCCGGCCCAAGAGCAGCACGACGACGGCCTGCACGCCGTTCAACAACAGCCTGGCCGTGATTTGCGCCGATATGAACGTCTCGGCCGACAGCGGCGTACTCCGCATGCGGCGCAGGACGCCGCGCTCCCGCCACGACGCGATCTGCCCCGCGACGCCGTTGATGTTGTTCGACATGATCATCATGGCGACGATACCGGGAACGAGAAAGTCGATGTAGCGCACGCGCACCGCCCGCACGCCTTCCGGCCGGACGACGACCGCCGGGCGGTAGCCGGTCGCCGCCTTGCTGATCCCGTCGACCGCCTGGCCGACGGCCGCGATCGCCAGTTGCGACACGTTTTGATTGGTTTCGTCATACAAAATAAGGAGCTGCGCCGGCCCCGAGCTTTTTCCCCGTAATGCCTGTTCCAAAGCGGCGCCGTACCCCGACGGCACGACGACGACGAGCTGCGCGTCGCCGCGCCTGACCGCCTTTTCCGCCTCCGCGCGGTCGGACGCCGGCTTGAGCTTAAGTGAAGGATACCGGCTCAACGCTTCCGCCACCTGCTTCGACGCGTCCGTCCGGTCCTCGTCGACCAGGAGCCCTTCGATCCGGACGCCGCCGTCGCCCATGAACGCACCGAATACGCCCATAAACAAAAGCGGAAAAAACAACGACCAGAACAACACCTGTCGGTTGCGGACGAACAACCGGAGCTGCGCCAGCGTCAGCTGCCAATATGCCCTCACGGTTCCCGCAGCCCCCTTCCGGTCAAATGAAGAAAAACGTCTTCCAGCGTCGCCGTCCGCGTCGCCAGTTCGCGGAGCGCAAAGCCGTTTTCCGCGCTCCAGCGGACGAGCGCCGCCAGCGTCTCCTCCAACCGATCGGTGTAGAGCACGAACAGGCCGTCGCGTCGGATGACTCGCGTTACGCCGTCGATCCGCGCAAGATGCTCCTCCGCGGACGCTTCCGTCTCCGCAACGGCTTCCCCGGCCGGCAGCCGGAACTCGACGGCGCTGTCGAACCGCAACATGCGCACGAGCGCGCGCGGCGTATCGAGCGCGATGACGCGGCCGCGGTCCATCAGACAAATCCGGTCGCACAGCGCCTCGGCTTCGTCCATGTAATGCGTCGACAGCACGACCGTCTTGCCGCGTTCCTTCAGCCTCCGGATGATGTCCCACAGCGAACGCCTCGCCTGCGGATCAAGACCGGTCGTCGGCTCGTCGAGAAACACGACGGCCGGGTCGTTGACGAGCGCCAGCGCGATCGCCAACCGCTGCTTCTGCCCGCCCGACAAATGTTTGACGCGGTCGCGCCGTTTCTCCGTCAGCATGACGTCTTCCAAAAGCGGCCCGATCGGCACCGCTTTCCGGTAAAAACTGGCGTACAGCCGCACGATTTCTTCGACCGTCAACAATTCGAACAGCGACGTCAGCTGAAGCTGAACGCCGATCACCTCTTTGACCCGGCGCAAATCGCGGCGGACATCGAATCCAGCGATGCGCGCCGTTCCTTCGTCAGGCGTGCGCAGACCTTCCAGCATTTCCATCGTCGTCGTTTTGCCCGCGCCGTTCGGGCCGAGCAGCCCGAACACTTCCCCCGGCCGCACGGCGAACGACACCCCGTCGACCGCGCGCAGATCGCCGTACCGCTTGACCAGCCCTTCGGCCTCGATGACGGCCGTCGCCGTATCGGTCGCAGCCAACGCCCCCACCCCTTTTCTTCGCCGTCGTGTTTCCGGCGCATCGCATCTTTGCCCGAAGCATGCGGCCCTGTGCCGGTGCAAATTTTCGGCACCGATTCCGATTGTACCAGAATCGCGGAATCCGGTCCAAAACGGACGGCTTCACGACCGTCTTGCCGATGCGGACGGTTCTCCGCTAAACTGAAACCGAACGCCATCATCCGAAAAAAGAGGTGTCCCTCCGTGCGTCTGCTGACGACCGGCTATGAGGGTGAAAACGTCGAAGCGTGGATCGCCCGCCTCCGCTCCGCCGGCGTGACGCTCGTCGTCGATGTGCGGGAACGGACGGCCAGCCGGAAAAAAGGCTTTTCCAAAAACACCCTGCAATCGTTGCTCGCCGCGCAGGGCATCCGCTACGTCCATCTGCCGCAGCTCGGGACGCCGCCGGACATGCGCCGTCGGTACCATCAAGACCGCGACGTCGACGCCTTCATGCACCGGTTTGAGGCATACCTCGACGACCAGGAAGACGCATTGCGGGAGCTTTCCCGGATCGTCGAAGGCGAGACCGCCTGCCTGGTCTGTTTCGAGCGCGATCCCCGGCTGTGTCACCGGTGGACGATCGCGCGCCGGCTTGAAAAGTTGGAACCGGGCAAATGGGAAATCGTACATCTGCAGCCTTAATCCTTAATTCATAAATGTTGTGAACGGAAGCACCGTTCGGCGACGGTCTTATCTTCGCGTTCTCTTATCTTCGCATTCCTTGCCGGAACCGAAAAGAATGGACCCGCGCCGGACGGTGCTTTTTGTTCGCCGGCGGCCGCCGTTTTCCGTCGTCGACCGCCCCCAATCCCGCCACGACCGCAGGTACATCAAGAGGAGAAGCGTGCGTTGGCGAAGAAGCTGTTGTCGCGCGGGAGGTCGGCGGAAGAGGTGGCGGAGCTGACGGAGTTGTCGATCGACGAAGTGCGGCGGTTGAACGACGGGCGGAAAGGCAACCCGTGATCGACCGGAATGATTTTGAATGCAAAGCGACTGCGGGGTCTTTACAAACGCGCCCGACCCGGTTATAATGAAAAGGCGGACGCGGTCGTAAGAGTTCGACCGCACAGATACATGCTGATGTAGCTCAGCTGGTAGAGCAACGCACTCGTAATGCGTAGGTCGGAGGTTCGATCCCTCTCATCAGCATGACGAACGGCACGGAGTTGCAAAGAAGCTCCGTGCCGTTCGTTTTTTGGGTTTCATTTTCATCGACATCGACGCGTTACGAACGCCCCCACTTGTGATCCCGATCACAACCCTCCTTTCCCGAAACGTTTATACTGAAGACCAGACGAGAAAGGAGGACTTCCCATGCCGAACCCGATCACTCCCCCGCCTAACCGGCCGGATGACCCGACCGGGCGCAAACCGTTCACTGCAGCCGACACCGTCGGCGATATCGTCGCGCGCTTGCCGGAAGCGGCCGCCGTATTTCGCGAAGCCCGCATCGACTATTGCTGCGGCGGTAAAAAAACGCTCGGCGAAGCCTTGCAGAAGCGCGGCCTCGACGTCCAACCGTTCCTCGACGAACTGAACCGCCTTCTGTCGGAGGCAACTTCGC comes from Candidatus Reconcilbacillus cellulovorans and encodes:
- a CDS encoding glycerate dehydrogenase gives rise to the protein MSLSTVIKPNIVVLDGFALNPGDLSWKRLADLGRLTVYDRTPADRIVERAKEADVVLTNKTPLSAETLAHLPRLKFVGVLATGYDVVDVRAAAARGVPVANVPDYGTASVAQATFALLLELVNRVGLHDAAVRSGEWTRGPDWCLMKAPLVELEGKTMGIVGFGRIGRRVAAIAEAFGMRVIAAARESSRPAVRSGSEDRGIDGGQEAIGRSGTDIGPCVLRVPLDELLAESDVVSLHCPLTSETRGLIDADRLERMKPTAYLINTARGALVNERDLAAALHEGRIAGAGLDVLSVEPPGPDHPLLNAPRCVVTPHVAWATREARRRLMDAAAANVEAFLAGRPTNVVNAALISREIDGVCG
- a CDS encoding ABC transporter permease — protein: MRAYWQLTLAQLRLFVRNRQVLFWSLFFPLLFMGVFGAFMGDGGVRIEGLLVDEDRTDASKQVAEALSRYPSLKLKPASDRAEAEKAVRRGDAQLVVVVPSGYGAALEQALRGKSSGPAQLLILYDETNQNVSQLAIAAVGQAVDGISKAATGYRPAVVVRPEGVRAVRVRYIDFLVPGIVAMMIMSNNINGVAGQIASWRERGVLRRMRSTPLSAETFISAQITARLLLNGVQAVVVLLLGRLVFGTEVRGSWATVLFYVVLGTLTFMAIGFIIAGVAKTPESAGPIAGVVSLPMMFLGGVFFPVSDMPEWFQPVVNALPLAPLATALREVMNVGAGLGDTWREAALLGCWLLVSFAVAGRTFRWE
- a CDS encoding ABC transporter, whose translation is MAATDTATAVIEAEGLVKRYGDLRAVDGVSFAVRPGEVFGLLGPNGAGKTTTMEMLEGLRTPDEGTARIAGFDVRRDLRRVKEVIGVQLQLTSLFELLTVEEIVRLYASFYRKAVPIGPLLEDVMLTEKRRDRVKHLSGGQKQRLAIALALVNDPAVVFLDEPTTGLDPQARRSLWDIIRRLKERGKTVVLSTHYMDEAEALCDRICLMDRGRVIALDTPRALVRMLRFDSAVEFRLPAGEAVAETEASAEEHLARIDGVTRVIRRDGLFVLYTDRLEETLAALVRWSAENGFALRELATRTATLEDVFLHLTGRGLREP